In the Streptomyces sp. NBC_00525 genome, one interval contains:
- a CDS encoding L-aspartate oxidase, with the protein MTGIRLTAPAPGWSIDADVVVVGSGVAGLTTALRCAAEGLATVVVTKARLDAGSTRWAQGGIAAALGEGDTPEQHLDDTLVAGAGLCDEAAVRTLVTEGPGAVRRLMETGARFDTAEDGSVQLTREGGHHRRRIIHAGGDATGAEVSRALVDAVRAAALHTVENALVLDLLTDADGRTAGVTLHVMGEGQHDGVGAVRAPAVVLATGGMGQVFSATTNPSVSTGDGVALALRAGAEVSDLEFVQFHPTVLFLGAGSEGQQPLVSEAVRGEGAHLVDASGTRFMLGQHELAELAPRDIVAKGITRRMLETGAEHMYLDARHFGAEMWEHRFPTILAACRAHGIDPVTEPVPVAPAAHYASGGVRTDLRGRTTVPGLYACGETACTGVQGANRLASNSLLEGLVFAERIAADVVASRPRAGEPVEETRTPAPLLAPETRVAIQRAMSRGAGVLRSGESLAAAAEKLEELHQGARPAGAGEAKPAVPGVEAWEATNLLLVSRVLVAAARLREETRGCHWREDRPERDDANWRRHLVVRLDPEGGLVIDRTDTEAFGPVDASGTADRAATSTTHPTPEEP; encoded by the coding sequence GTGACCGGAATACGGCTGACCGCCCCCGCACCCGGCTGGTCCATCGACGCCGATGTCGTGGTCGTCGGCTCCGGCGTCGCCGGACTCACCACCGCCCTGCGGTGCGCGGCCGAGGGCCTCGCCACGGTCGTGGTGACCAAGGCCCGGCTGGACGCCGGTTCCACCCGCTGGGCGCAGGGCGGCATCGCCGCGGCCCTCGGCGAGGGCGACACCCCCGAACAGCACCTGGACGACACCCTGGTCGCCGGCGCCGGACTCTGCGACGAGGCCGCCGTGCGGACCCTGGTCACCGAGGGCCCCGGCGCGGTCCGCCGCCTCATGGAGACCGGCGCCCGCTTCGACACCGCCGAGGACGGCTCCGTACAGCTGACCCGCGAGGGCGGCCACCACCGCCGCCGCATCATCCACGCGGGCGGCGACGCGACCGGCGCCGAGGTCTCCCGCGCCCTGGTCGACGCGGTCCGCGCGGCCGCCCTGCACACCGTCGAGAACGCCCTGGTCCTCGACCTGCTCACCGACGCCGACGGCCGCACCGCCGGAGTCACCCTGCACGTCATGGGCGAGGGCCAGCACGACGGCGTCGGCGCGGTCCGCGCCCCGGCCGTGGTCCTGGCCACCGGCGGCATGGGCCAGGTCTTCTCCGCCACCACCAACCCCTCCGTCTCCACCGGGGACGGCGTGGCGCTGGCGCTGCGGGCCGGCGCGGAGGTCTCGGACCTGGAGTTCGTCCAGTTCCACCCGACCGTCCTCTTCCTCGGCGCCGGCTCCGAGGGCCAGCAGCCGCTGGTCTCCGAAGCGGTCCGGGGCGAGGGCGCCCACCTCGTGGACGCCTCCGGTACGCGCTTCATGCTCGGGCAGCACGAACTGGCCGAGCTGGCCCCGCGCGACATCGTCGCCAAGGGCATCACCCGCCGGATGCTGGAGACCGGCGCCGAGCACATGTACCTGGACGCCCGGCACTTCGGCGCCGAGATGTGGGAGCACCGCTTCCCGACCATCCTGGCCGCCTGCCGGGCCCACGGCATCGACCCCGTCACCGAACCGGTCCCGGTCGCCCCCGCCGCGCACTACGCCTCCGGCGGCGTCCGCACCGACCTGCGCGGCCGTACGACCGTGCCCGGCCTCTACGCGTGCGGCGAGACCGCGTGCACCGGAGTCCAGGGCGCCAACCGGCTCGCGTCCAACTCGCTGCTCGAAGGACTCGTCTTCGCCGAGCGCATCGCGGCCGACGTCGTCGCCTCCCGGCCGCGCGCCGGTGAGCCCGTCGAGGAGACCAGGACGCCCGCCCCGCTGCTGGCCCCCGAGACCCGGGTCGCGATCCAGCGCGCCATGTCGCGGGGCGCCGGAGTGCTGCGCTCCGGCGAGAGCCTGGCCGCCGCCGCCGAGAAGCTGGAGGAGCTGCACCAAGGCGCCCGCCCGGCCGGGGCCGGTGAGGCCAAGCCCGCCGTGCCCGGCGTCGAGGCATGGGAGGCCACCAACCTGCTGCTGGTCTCCCGCGTCCTGGTCGCCGCCGCCCGGCTGCGCGAGGAGACCCGGGGCTGCCACTGGCGCGAGGACCGGCCCGAGCGCGACGACGCGAACTGGCGCCGCCACCTCGTCGTACGGCTCGACCCGGAGGGCGGCCTCGTGATCGACCGCACGGACACCGAGGCGTTCGGGCCCGTGGACGCCTCCGGGACGGCGGACCGCGCCGCGACCAGCACCACCCACCCCACACCCGAGGAGCCGTAA
- the nadC gene encoding carboxylating nicotinate-nucleotide diphosphorylase, with protein MSTPEENPRPTPVDVPLIRVGAPAAAPDGCGDGCGCGGEEYEECGLDPALAQLLLDAGLDPVQVEDVAHLAIAEDLDGGVDVTTVATIAEDAMATGDFTAREAGVVAGLRIAEAVLSIVCTSEFEVERHVEDGDRVVPGQKLLTVTTRTRDLLTGERSALNLLCRLSGIATATRAWADVLEGTGAKVRDTRKTTPGLRALEKYAVRCGGGVNHRFSLSDAALVKDNHVIAAGGVAAAFKRVREEFPELPVEVEVDTPEQLAEVLEAGADLILLDNFTPAQTADAVALTAGRAVLESSGRLSLDSARAYAEAGVDYLAVGALTHSSPILDIGLDFRDADGADA; from the coding sequence GTGAGCACGCCCGAAGAGAATCCGCGCCCCACCCCCGTGGACGTACCGCTGATCCGGGTCGGCGCGCCGGCGGCCGCCCCGGACGGCTGCGGCGACGGCTGCGGCTGCGGCGGCGAGGAGTACGAGGAGTGCGGGCTCGACCCCGCCCTCGCCCAGCTCCTCCTGGACGCCGGTCTGGACCCGGTCCAGGTCGAGGACGTGGCGCACCTGGCCATCGCGGAGGACCTGGACGGCGGGGTGGACGTCACCACCGTCGCCACCATCGCCGAGGACGCCATGGCCACCGGCGACTTCACCGCCCGCGAGGCCGGGGTGGTGGCCGGGCTGCGGATCGCCGAGGCGGTCCTGTCCATCGTCTGCACCTCCGAGTTCGAGGTCGAGCGGCACGTCGAGGACGGCGACCGGGTCGTCCCCGGCCAGAAGCTGCTCACCGTCACCACCCGCACCCGCGACCTCCTCACCGGCGAGCGCAGCGCCCTGAACCTGCTGTGCCGGCTCTCCGGGATCGCCACCGCCACCCGCGCCTGGGCCGATGTGCTGGAGGGCACCGGCGCGAAGGTCCGCGACACCCGCAAGACCACGCCCGGCCTGCGCGCCCTGGAGAAGTACGCGGTGCGCTGCGGCGGCGGCGTCAACCACCGGTTCTCGCTGTCCGACGCCGCGCTCGTCAAGGACAACCACGTCATCGCCGCGGGCGGGGTCGCCGCCGCGTTCAAGCGGGTCCGGGAGGAGTTTCCGGAGCTGCCCGTCGAGGTCGAGGTGGACACCCCGGAGCAGCTCGCCGAGGTGCTGGAGGCGGGCGCCGACCTGATCCTGCTGGACAACTTCACCCCGGCGCAGACCGCCGACGCGGTCGCCCTGACCGCCGGGCGGGCCGTCCTGGAGTCCTCGGGCCGGCTCTCCCTGGACTCGGCCCGCGCCTACGCGGAGGCCGGGGTCGACTACCTGGCCGTCGGCGCGCTGACCCACTCCTCGCCGATCCTCGACATCGGCCTGGACTTCCGCGACGCCGACGGGGCCGACGCCTGA
- a CDS encoding type III pantothenate kinase has protein sequence MLLTIDVGNTHTVLGLFDGEEIVEHWRISTDPRRTADELAVLLQGLMGMHPLLGMELGDGIEGIAICSTVPAVLHELREVTRRYYGDVPAVLVEPGIKTGVPILMDNPKEVGADRIINAVAAVDLYGGPAIVVDFGTATTFDAVSARGEYTGGVIAPGIEISVDALGVRGAQLRKIELARPRSVIGKNTVEAMQSGIIYGFAGQVDGVVERMRKELAADPDDVTVIATGGLAPMVLNESSVIDEHEPWLTLIGLRLVYERNVSRL, from the coding sequence ATGCTGCTCACCATCGACGTCGGCAACACCCACACCGTCCTCGGCCTCTTCGACGGCGAGGAGATCGTCGAGCACTGGCGGATCTCCACCGACCCGCGCCGCACCGCCGACGAGCTGGCCGTGCTGCTCCAGGGGCTGATGGGCATGCACCCGCTGCTCGGCATGGAGCTGGGCGACGGCATCGAGGGCATCGCGATCTGCTCCACCGTCCCGGCCGTGCTGCACGAGCTGCGCGAGGTGACCCGCCGCTACTACGGCGACGTCCCGGCCGTGCTCGTGGAGCCCGGCATCAAGACCGGGGTGCCGATCCTGATGGACAACCCGAAGGAGGTCGGCGCGGACCGCATCATCAACGCGGTCGCCGCCGTCGACCTGTACGGCGGCCCGGCGATCGTCGTGGACTTCGGCACGGCCACCACCTTCGACGCGGTCTCGGCGCGCGGCGAGTACACCGGCGGGGTCATCGCGCCCGGCATCGAGATCTCCGTGGACGCGCTGGGCGTACGGGGCGCGCAGCTCCGCAAGATCGAGCTGGCCCGGCCGCGCAGCGTCATCGGCAAGAACACCGTCGAGGCCATGCAGTCCGGCATCATCTACGGCTTCGCCGGCCAGGTGGACGGGGTCGTGGAGCGGATGCGCAAGGAGCTGGCGGCCGACCCGGACGACGTCACCGTCATCGCGACCGGCGGCCTTGCTCCGATGGTGTTGAACGAGTCCTCCGTGATCGACGAGCACGAGCCCTGGCTGACCCTCATCGGACTGCGCCTGGTGTACGAACGCAACGTGTCGCGGCTGTAG